The window CACTCGCCATCCACCACGATACGGGCGAAACTGCCCACCTGGAGGAAGCGGCCCGCTTCACGCGGCGCACCGTTGTAGAGCGTTTGACCGCTGGAGGTGTTCGTCCGCGACAGGGTTTCCTTCAAGTGGAAGCCGCCCTCGCCGGTGCTTATGCTCCACCACGTTTGAACGCTATCCTGCTCCAGGAGCACCAGTGCGACGCCGCCTTCTAGCCGCTGGTCGATGATTCGATAGTCAGTGTCATCAACCGCGGTCACGCGACCATCGTCGGTCGCGGTGGCATTCAGCGTCAACAGCGCGCGCGAGTTCGGACTTGAGCGATCAACCGCAATGCCATTATAGAGCACCGCGATAACCAGGACGGTCGACAGGATGATGAGCAGTCCGCCCTTCAGAAACTGGACGTAAGTCGTGGATGCCATCCCGGCGGTCGCCACGATCAGGATAACGATAATGCCGACCGCCACTACGCCGACCCAGTGCGGCAGCAACACACAGCGGCGTGACCAGCGCGCCCGCGCCCACCATCTGTGGGATCAGATAACAGACCGACACTACCAGCGCGCTGATACCCGCCGTAAGTTGGATACCTTTGGAATTGAACGCCGAATCAAGAGCGTCGGACAGCGTGTATTTCCCAAGGCGCTTCAGCGGTTCGGCAACCACGAACAGGGCCACCATCCAGCCCGCCAGGAAGCCGATCGAGTAAAGAAAGCCGTCATAGCCGTAAAAGGCGATCATCCCGGCGATGCCCAGGAACGACGCGGCTGACAGGTAATCACCGGCGAACGCAATCCCATTTACGACCCAGTGAATCTGGCCTCCGGCAGCAAAATAGCCTTTCGCGTCGCGGGTACGCCGGCCAAAGTAGAAAGAAATCCAGAGTACGATTGCAACAAGTGCGACAAACATTCCGATTGCGACGAGTGAGGCTTCATAAATCATGATCGCTTACTCCTCTGGCGTTCTATGGTTCATACGGTCTTCGGCGCGGCTGCAAATGATGTTGTAGATCAGCCCCATGACGATCGCCAGGATGATCAGTCCGAAACCATAGACAACCGCCAGGTTCAGACCAGCCAGCACAATCTGGCCCATCGTGCCTGGGCTGAAGGTGTTGATGGCTACAAAGCCGACATAGACCAGACCATAGATCGCAAACAGGATGAGGCCAAGCCGCGTCTTAAAGGCTGTGGCGGCATCATGACCCATTTCGGGTGCGGGTTCGTGTTTCATGGTGTTCCCTTTCGTCCCTAAGGACAGTGCTGTTCTGCGTTGCTAGCGGGTAGCGGCGTGCAGCCTTCATGATGGCTGCGCTGTGGCAGGGCTGTACAGTTGAGGCCACAGGTTGAACGATGTAAGGATGGATCGGGACCCTTTCACTGCCCCGATTCGTGCTGATACCGGGGTACGAACGGACCGGACGACAACCGTCTAGGTTTCCGTCCGTAACATTGTGAAAATTGTAGCAATCAAGTGTTGCCCACACAACTTTTCGCGTTCTGCCCCTGGAAATACTGTATGAGGTCAATACAGCCTGTTGAAATAGTCGATCAAGCAAGAACCAATCCTGCCCGGACGACGATAGTAGGTGGCACGGGACACTCCAGACCGCGCCGCATTACCCGACCACGCAGGGGAGGACTAGACCGTTTCACCTCTCGTGCAGGAACCGGCTGCTGAACATCTGCGCGACACCCGAACGACTGGAGCATGCGATTGGGGAGCGGGTCGAACACTACAACCATCTCCGCTACCACTGGGCGCTGCACAACGTCATGCCCGCCGACGTGTACTACGGTCAAGCGCGCCACCATCGCCTGCCGAAAAGTGCTTGTCATGTCGCCCGTTACGGAGAAAGTCCGTGCACCAAAGTGTCTGTTTGTTTTTTGCCCCTAGCGTCCAAAATGTTGTGACACGGGACAGTCAGTGACATCTAGCAGGAGTAGATCTTGAGCCAGCGTCATTAGCACGGGCACAGATATCGCAATGGAAACGTCGGACGCGACTCTCGTCAGTGGCGACCTGAGCGGTGTGGCGCGCGCGATCAGTCTCAGCCGCTCCACCATGCGCACCATCCGCCAGAATCTGTTCTGGGCGCTGATCTACAACGTCATCCTCATCCCGGTCGCGATGGCCGGCGCGCTTGTGCCAATGCTCACGGCTGCGGCCATGGCTTTTTCGTCGATCTTCGTCGTAAGTAATAGTCTTCGGCTTCGCCGGCAAAAGGTAGAGGTTGAGCAAGAATTACCATGGCCACTACCCAGTGCTGAGCCTGCCATTGCCTAAATACTGACGACGGCAAGTAGAACTTGGTTACAATAGTCAGAACGAGGGCACTATTGAGAATATCGGTGGAGCCCTCCTGGTAGGTCTTGAATGTCGTTGTAGCCCGAATCGTGATCGAGCCGCACCATAATCATGCGCCCAGGACTGCCTTCACCAAGACATTCGGTAACGTACTTAAAAGTGACTAGTAGAACGGCTCGAATTCATGGCAATCATACTCGTTATCGACGATGAAGACAGCATTCTCAATGTTGTCGAGGCGTATCTAAAAAGCGACGGCAATACTGTGTATCTGGCGCGAAACGGCCTGGACGGTCTGGCTGTGTTCCGGCGTTATCACCCCGATCTAGTCATCCTCGACATCATGCTGCCGAAGATGGACGGTTTTGAAGTACTTCAGCAGATTCGGCGCGAGTCGGATGTATATGTGATGCTGCTGACCGCGAGGTCGGAGGAATTCGACCGGGTAATGGGCCTGACCATCGGCGCCGACGATTACCTGACGAAGCCGTTCAGCCCCCGTGAACTCGCTGCACGCGTCAAGGCCATTCTACGGCGTGGACGCATTCCTGCCCAAAACGAGCAGCAAACCCTCCACTTCAGGCGATTAAAGATCGATTTGCAACGGTACGAAGTCCATCGTGACGGCGAGCCGGT of the Candidatus Flexicrinis proximus genome contains:
- a CDS encoding DUF485 domain-containing protein, producing MKHEPAPEMGHDAATAFKTRLGLILFAIYGLVYVGFVAINTFSPGTMGQIVLAGLNLAVVYGFGLIILAIVMGLIYNIICSRAEDRMNHRTPEE
- a CDS encoding response regulator transcription factor; its protein translation is MAIILVIDDEDSILNVVEAYLKSDGNTVYLARNGLDGLAVFRRYHPDLVILDIMLPKMDGFEVLQQIRRESDVYVMLLTARSEEFDRVMGLTIGADDYLTKPFSPRELAARVKAILRRGRIPAQNEQQTLHFRRLKIDLQRYEVHRDGEPVDLTALEFKLLSTLATYPQMVLTRQQLLERVWGYDFYGEVRVVDVHIGHVRQKLETNPSDPQLIMTVRGVGYKFADEPI